A stretch of the Planococcus lenghuensis genome encodes the following:
- a CDS encoding AAA family ATPase, translating to MTAKTIVVGNFKGGVGKTKVSVMASWEYATLLNKKVLLVDMDPQGNASTLVARSAGIDAIDKTIFEGFRSEDLQSVVMNVTENLDLIPAAVSFKNFSKFLYSKFSNDLDQITYLKKLLEPLKANYDYIFIDVPPTISDYSDNAMMASDYVLIILQAQELSLEGAEKYISYLQFMADEYDADIQVLGVLPVLLRAGGRVDQSTVIRATELFGEDNVFKSVIKHLERLKAWDMTGIRNDDHHDRKAHQAFIDVVNEIEEKLERFELVGKYE from the coding sequence GTGACTGCAAAAACCATCGTTGTGGGTAATTTTAAAGGCGGAGTAGGGAAAACAAAGGTATCTGTCATGGCGAGTTGGGAATACGCAACATTACTCAATAAGAAAGTGTTATTGGTAGATATGGACCCGCAAGGGAATGCCAGTACCTTGGTTGCTCGTTCTGCGGGCATTGATGCAATCGATAAAACAATTTTCGAAGGATTTAGGAGTGAAGATCTCCAGAGTGTCGTCATGAACGTGACGGAAAATCTGGACTTGATTCCTGCAGCGGTTTCCTTTAAAAACTTCTCGAAATTCCTTTACTCAAAGTTTTCGAACGATCTTGATCAAATTACATACTTAAAAAAATTACTAGAACCGCTGAAAGCGAATTATGATTACATCTTTATCGACGTTCCACCGACAATCAGTGACTACTCAGATAATGCTATGATGGCCTCTGACTACGTATTGATTATCCTGCAAGCCCAAGAACTTTCCTTGGAGGGAGCAGAAAAATATATTTCTTACCTGCAATTCATGGCTGATGAATATGACGCTGATATACAGGTTCTCGGCGTTCTTCCGGTCTTACTTCGTGCAGGTGGCCGAGTCGATCAAAGTACAGTGATAAGGGCCACTGAGCTATTTGGAGAGGACAACGTATTTAAAAGTGTCATCAAACACCTGGAGCGTCTGAAGGCGTGGGATATGACGGGGATCCGGAATGATGATCACCATGATAGAAAGGCACATCAAGCGTTTATTGATGTTGTGAATGAGATTGAAGAAAAACTAGAACGCTTTGAGTTGGTGGGTAAGTATGAGTGA
- a CDS encoding helix-turn-helix domain-containing protein, whose amino-acid sequence MTSKNEHDIYEKIGSAMKAIRKEQKLTLQDIEARSELKPSTVSLIERGKQNFSIGWLVHYCNTLDVDPAEVFTRAFRDDFQNQQLDKIFERFDAYEAKKDEK is encoded by the coding sequence ATGACTTCTAAAAATGAGCACGATATTTACGAAAAAATCGGCAGCGCCATGAAAGCGATTCGGAAAGAGCAAAAGCTGACGCTGCAGGACATCGAAGCCCGCAGTGAATTGAAGCCGTCTACGGTTTCCCTCATCGAGCGGGGAAAACAGAATTTTTCTATCGGATGGCTGGTCCATTATTGCAATACGCTTGATGTTGACCCGGCTGAGGTGTTCACCCGCGCATTCCGTGACGATTTTCAGAATCAGCAGCTGGATAAGATCTTCGAACGCTTTGATGCGTATGAAGCCAAAAAGGATGAAAAGTAA
- a CDS encoding replication initiator protein A: protein MTRKYNIQEETAERFYRLPKLFFTSSRYKKMSNDAKIAFAILQDRLELSIRNAWFDEEGNIYFLYGNEHLGEILNCSKPTVIKIKKELQKAELLEEKRMGLSQSNRLYLLKPLADEQDVEELHKPEKDAETVGAQQKLKNLTSRSKTSLPQEVKNFNPNDTDFSDPEFKETEEKINPSPKDADIPQVLQQVLDKNQKRLMDDQINMDEIVLHYHAHKDVLTDHQYANAVQYSLERTPGRIQNITARLTKAVADKKKWLQQQAQQGPRQAPGRQEVLPDWFKKKYEETDPGEEKKPTSADGDEQKATSRDLEAEKRAMLKALDEKRNNRRLSQ from the coding sequence ATGACCAGAAAGTACAACATCCAGGAAGAAACCGCCGAACGCTTTTACCGGCTCCCCAAACTCTTTTTCACCAGCTCCCGCTACAAAAAAATGAGCAATGACGCGAAAATCGCCTTTGCGATCCTGCAGGACCGGCTGGAACTGTCCATCCGCAATGCGTGGTTTGACGAAGAAGGAAACATTTACTTTCTCTACGGAAATGAGCACCTGGGGGAGATCCTCAACTGCAGCAAACCCACCGTCATCAAGATCAAAAAAGAACTGCAGAAAGCGGAGCTCCTTGAAGAAAAGCGGATGGGGCTCTCACAGTCAAACCGGCTGTATTTGCTGAAACCTTTGGCCGATGAGCAGGATGTGGAAGAACTACATAAGCCTGAAAAAGACGCTGAAACCGTTGGGGCGCAACAGAAGTTAAAAAATTTAACTTCAAGAAGTAAAACTTCTTTACCTCAAGAAGTTAAAAATTTTAACCCTAATGATACTGACTTTAGTGATCCTGAATTTAAAGAGACTGAAGAAAAGATCAATCCATCCCCAAAAGATGCCGATATTCCTCAAGTACTTCAGCAGGTCTTGGATAAAAACCAAAAGCGATTGATGGATGATCAAATTAACATGGACGAGATCGTTCTTCACTACCATGCCCATAAAGACGTCTTGACCGACCATCAGTACGCCAATGCCGTTCAGTACTCGCTGGAGCGCACGCCGGGCCGCATCCAAAACATCACCGCGCGCCTGACGAAAGCGGTAGCCGACAAGAAGAAATGGCTCCAGCAGCAAGCCCAGCAAGGACCGAGACAAGCACCTGGCAGACAGGAAGTGCTCCCAGACTGGTTCAAAAAGAAATACGAGGAAACAGACCCCGGCGAGGAAAAAAAGCCGACTTCAGCTGATGGAGACGAACAAAAGGCAACCTCACGCGACCTTGAAGCCGAGAAAAGAGCCATGCTGAAAGCACTGGATGAAAAGCGGAACAATCGACGTCTCAGCCAATAA
- a CDS encoding TrsD, with protein MRTDATLERQERLRERGKVELPLNIDTRKYLYGNISFYDLLIVLPFLLLGALVAYLLLKAGYLNQHLLLIAFTPAMIVAVLQLNKHPVRKNLSLLQYKVIWKLKANARRKEFHYAKGALPAGKEEPDTRTELGLANIANGCMETTDNRIIKVLEISSVNLSLMNDLAKENVLEAYQSFINDMGEKQIQLMQVAQPINLTNYLMWFNEQVGQNSSYAKRVLKQGYASQIEQVQRSKNMVTRKRYLVISKPINRSANGYMQLETTANILKAKLEQMLSGYEKLDVNILDNDELLKFYYACLDFESAQAQGENITNKTNAKLDVVVGKNTAKALVEEYRQLLNDRFE; from the coding sequence GTGAGAACCGACGCTACGCTGGAACGGCAAGAGCGCCTGCGGGAGCGGGGGAAAGTCGAATTGCCGCTGAACATCGACACACGGAAGTACTTATACGGCAACATCTCATTTTACGACCTGCTCATCGTGCTTCCGTTTCTGCTGCTGGGCGCACTGGTCGCTTACCTGCTCTTGAAAGCAGGATACCTGAACCAGCATCTCCTTCTTATCGCATTCACGCCGGCGATGATTGTGGCGGTCCTGCAGCTGAATAAGCACCCCGTCCGAAAGAACTTGTCGCTCCTCCAGTACAAAGTAATCTGGAAGCTAAAGGCAAATGCCCGGCGTAAGGAATTCCATTACGCGAAAGGGGCTTTGCCGGCAGGGAAGGAAGAACCGGATACCCGGACCGAGCTGGGACTCGCAAATATCGCGAACGGCTGTATGGAAACGACCGATAATCGGATTATCAAGGTGCTGGAAATCTCCTCCGTGAACCTGTCCTTGATGAATGACTTGGCGAAAGAGAATGTGCTGGAGGCGTACCAGTCGTTTATCAACGATATGGGAGAGAAACAGATTCAGCTGATGCAGGTGGCACAGCCGATCAATTTGACGAACTACCTGATGTGGTTCAATGAGCAGGTTGGCCAAAACTCCTCGTACGCGAAGCGTGTCCTGAAGCAGGGCTATGCCAGCCAAATTGAACAGGTCCAGCGCTCCAAAAACATGGTGACGCGCAAACGGTACTTAGTCATTTCGAAACCCATCAATCGATCAGCGAATGGCTACATGCAGCTGGAAACGACCGCCAATATCCTGAAAGCCAAACTGGAGCAGATGCTGTCTGGTTATGAAAAGCTGGATGTGAACATTTTGGATAATGATGAACTGCTCAAGTTCTACTATGCCTGTCTGGACTTTGAAAGCGCCCAGGCACAGGGCGAGAACATCACGAATAAGACAAATGCGAAACTCGATGTCGTTGTCGGTAAAAATACGGCGAAAGCGCTCGTTGAAGAATACCGGCAGCTATTGAATGACCGCTTTGAATGA
- a CDS encoding VirB4 family type IV secretion system protein, producing MQWLTKWLPSKSKREATFEESVGMNETLLTAIAPDNLTEYDSYVRIGSNYTRTLLIVDYDPIQDQQKIQQVTELPENVSIVNYLQEYNVGEVRAQLVKSIKQNRMKMNTRFADEQTIIEAEGQIDSASEMLKNLSYRNDKIYLFHTLIHLVASSVEELDQLTTTVKSKFSKIGIIHNPTDRAMDAFRSFLPLNRNRVDELTYKMSNSEAISYFFPLHENEMFAQTGLIKGRNMTTGNVVIVDDTNLLNRHEFVIGISGIGKSTYLFANMTNKHMLGRKIITVDPKGEFGRNYADLGGAWVKFQLKGGNRINPMDLPKISEKVQREERELGNILLTKISNLLVMFRLMYNSMTDLQEDILSRYIQKVYEEKGINENTDINQLTASDYPVLEDLFRLIARDKENDPPLYERIRDFHTTLETYVYGIYSELFNGETNVNIENDLICYDLKEMSNNEKIQRILFYNILSHTTYEIMSGDRSPSEIFIDEAHVIADPKVPKAMEFIFFMMKVLRSFNCGITTASQSVEDFLSARDENRNYGKAIITQSVQRLYLPMNEEELKYLEDELGNSFSKEERATLILKDGKKKEQAGKGIFYTGSKKIKLEVQLNEVTEKLWFEQKSINELTL from the coding sequence ATGCAGTGGCTGACCAAGTGGTTACCATCCAAATCGAAGAGAGAGGCGACCTTTGAAGAGTCCGTTGGGATGAACGAAACGCTTCTTACCGCCATCGCCCCTGATAACCTGACCGAATACGATTCGTACGTCCGGATCGGGTCCAACTACACCCGGACGCTGCTCATCGTGGATTACGACCCAATTCAGGACCAGCAGAAGATCCAGCAAGTGACCGAACTGCCCGAGAACGTGTCCATTGTCAATTACCTGCAGGAGTACAACGTTGGAGAAGTTCGGGCGCAGCTCGTCAAAAGCATCAAACAGAACCGGATGAAAATGAATACGCGATTCGCGGACGAACAGACGATTATTGAAGCGGAAGGGCAGATCGACAGCGCATCAGAAATGCTGAAGAACCTGTCCTACCGTAATGACAAAATCTATCTGTTCCATACGCTGATCCATCTTGTCGCAAGTTCTGTGGAGGAGCTCGACCAGCTGACAACGACCGTTAAAAGCAAATTCTCGAAAATCGGGATCATTCATAATCCGACAGACCGGGCAATGGATGCGTTCCGTTCATTTCTGCCGCTTAACCGGAACCGGGTGGATGAACTCACGTACAAGATGAGCAATTCGGAAGCCATTTCCTACTTCTTTCCGCTCCATGAAAATGAAATGTTCGCCCAAACGGGCCTGATCAAAGGGCGCAACATGACGACCGGCAATGTGGTGATCGTGGACGATACGAACCTTCTGAACCGGCACGAATTTGTGATTGGCATTTCCGGAATCGGAAAATCGACGTACTTGTTTGCCAATATGACGAATAAGCACATGCTGGGCCGGAAAATCATCACCGTGGACCCGAAAGGGGAATTCGGCCGGAATTACGCTGACCTCGGCGGTGCCTGGGTGAAATTCCAGCTGAAAGGCGGGAATCGCATCAACCCGATGGACTTGCCGAAAATCAGTGAGAAAGTGCAGCGGGAAGAACGGGAACTCGGTAACATCCTGCTGACGAAGATTTCGAATCTCCTCGTTATGTTTCGCCTTATGTACAACTCAATGACCGACCTGCAGGAAGATATCCTGAGTCGGTACATCCAGAAAGTCTATGAGGAAAAAGGGATCAACGAGAATACGGATATCAATCAATTGACGGCGAGTGATTACCCGGTGCTTGAAGATCTGTTCCGGCTGATTGCGCGTGACAAAGAGAATGATCCGCCACTGTATGAGCGGATTCGGGACTTCCATACGACACTGGAAACCTATGTGTACGGGATCTATTCGGAACTTTTCAACGGCGAGACGAACGTCAATATCGAAAATGATCTGATTTGCTATGACCTGAAAGAAATGAGCAACAACGAAAAGATCCAGCGGATCCTTTTCTACAACATCCTGTCGCACACGACGTATGAAATCATGAGCGGCGACCGCAGTCCGAGTGAAATCTTCATCGATGAAGCGCACGTCATCGCCGATCCGAAAGTACCGAAAGCGATGGAGTTCATTTTCTTCATGATGAAAGTGCTGCGTTCATTTAATTGCGGCATCACCACGGCTTCCCAATCGGTGGAGGACTTTCTGTCGGCGCGGGACGAGAACCGGAATTACGGGAAAGCCATCATCACGCAATCGGTCCAGCGACTGTACCTGCCGATGAACGAAGAGGAACTGAAATACCTGGAAGACGAGCTCGGCAATTCGTTTTCCAAAGAAGAACGGGCCACGCTCATTCTGAAAGACGGTAAGAAGAAAGAACAGGCCGGAAAAGGCATTTTTTACACCGGCTCAAAGAAGATCAAGCTCGAAGTGCAGCTGAACGAAGTAACCGAGAAGCTGTGGTTTGAACAGAAGAGTATCAATGAATTAACGCTGTAA
- a CDS encoding peptidoglycan DD-metalloendopeptidase family protein encodes MNGKETGKTLLSLLVTKLFFNPIGIIAIGIAILLILVPVFMSMASKGEHFNLENPDSNRNALLSASGGAYCASDGEVDTERWAEAFAAAGVFSGTGDLFLETAEEQGIDPVLMAAIAFHETGKGTSSAVREKNNPGGLMGTDGLMVFGTLEEGIAAMGVTLHNRIIEDGLVTISDLGAVYAPIGASNDPTNLNSHWVPNVTALVSSLGGLTMNCTLASGEFAKPIPDVTVNSNYGVRVDPFTGEVSSHLGVDLDCQAPNPIFAAKAGRVVYAAYPPSGELRTYGNVVVIAHENGLFSLYAHLSRIAVQVGQEVDQLAPVGQCGSTGRSTGDHLHFEIHTGVMFGTRVNPMEYLASPASE; translated from the coding sequence ATGAACGGGAAAGAAACCGGCAAAACGCTGCTGTCGCTCCTGGTGACGAAGCTCTTCTTTAATCCCATCGGGATCATCGCCATCGGCATCGCCATTCTGCTCATTCTCGTCCCGGTTTTCATGTCAATGGCGAGCAAGGGAGAGCACTTCAACTTAGAAAACCCCGACAGCAACCGAAACGCCCTCCTGAGCGCATCAGGCGGCGCGTACTGCGCGTCGGATGGAGAAGTGGACACAGAACGATGGGCGGAAGCTTTCGCCGCTGCGGGCGTTTTCAGCGGCACCGGCGATCTCTTTCTGGAAACCGCGGAAGAGCAGGGTATTGATCCGGTTCTGATGGCCGCCATCGCGTTTCATGAGACTGGGAAAGGGACGTCATCTGCCGTCCGTGAAAAGAACAACCCGGGCGGTCTCATGGGAACGGATGGCCTAATGGTATTCGGAACGCTTGAAGAAGGCATTGCGGCCATGGGTGTGACGCTGCATAACCGGATCATTGAAGACGGTCTTGTGACGATCTCAGATCTTGGCGCAGTCTACGCACCGATCGGCGCAAGCAATGACCCGACAAACCTGAACAGCCACTGGGTACCGAATGTAACAGCACTTGTCAGTTCCCTTGGAGGATTAACAATGAACTGCACGCTCGCTTCCGGTGAGTTCGCCAAACCGATTCCAGATGTTACGGTGAACTCTAATTACGGAGTCCGGGTTGACCCATTCACGGGCGAAGTTTCCAGCCATCTGGGCGTTGACCTCGACTGCCAGGCACCGAATCCGATCTTTGCAGCAAAAGCCGGTCGCGTGGTTTACGCCGCTTACCCGCCGTCCGGCGAACTCCGGACCTATGGGAATGTCGTCGTCATCGCGCATGAGAATGGCTTATTTTCGCTGTACGCCCATTTGAGCCGGATTGCCGTCCAGGTCGGGCAGGAAGTGGACCAGCTCGCACCCGTCGGCCAGTGCGGCTCCACCGGCCGAAGTACCGGAGATCATTTGCACTTTGAAATCCATACCGGTGTGATGTTCGGAACCCGTGTGAACCCGATGGAGTATCTGGCAAGCCCAGCAAGTGAATGA
- a CDS encoding conjugal transfer protein TrbL family protein codes for MKGYISTLLVLLVCLTLFPQIVLGDEGEFLNETISEYKETQSDSDKVENVESYMKDVLFLDKYDYETNQFDCKWYEITCHTNSFLFTTVSGFVYGAVDSFSKFQMDAEFITGNAVYEGYMLNFRNLAWTITGIFILWHTMKIVLLYSGNGEEGMNTLYDKLVAIVTAAILLGIYPELFNWILELTHLLTETMLTNPAGHYDIMQVMAVNSVGYGLILMIAVSAILFVFFLSILYRTVLFVILYVSGVLAIPTIVNDQYNFFNLWLKIVVSNILTLTLQLLCFVLGIKTLVSLDDGNMITGMIFFIVGLSIPTLLNQFGASTGTARAVGSSVKYVTRYASRR; via the coding sequence ATGAAGGGGTATATAAGCACTTTGTTGGTTTTGCTAGTATGCCTTACTCTTTTTCCTCAGATTGTACTAGGTGACGAAGGTGAATTTCTCAATGAGACAATCAGCGAGTATAAGGAGACCCAATCCGATTCGGATAAAGTAGAGAACGTCGAATCCTATATGAAAGATGTTCTCTTCCTAGATAAGTATGATTATGAGACGAATCAATTCGATTGTAAGTGGTATGAAATCACTTGCCATACGAATAGCTTTTTATTTACGACAGTAAGTGGATTTGTGTATGGAGCGGTAGACAGTTTCAGCAAATTTCAGATGGATGCAGAATTCATCACAGGAAACGCAGTATACGAAGGATACATGCTAAACTTTAGAAATTTGGCTTGGACCATTACGGGGATTTTCATTCTATGGCATACGATGAAGATCGTCCTTTTATATAGCGGCAATGGAGAAGAAGGGATGAACACCCTTTATGATAAGTTAGTGGCAATTGTGACGGCTGCTATCCTGTTAGGAATATATCCGGAGTTGTTTAATTGGATACTGGAATTAACGCATCTCTTAACGGAAACAATGCTGACGAATCCGGCTGGTCACTACGATATTATGCAAGTGATGGCTGTGAATTCTGTGGGATATGGACTCATTCTAATGATCGCTGTCTCAGCTATCCTTTTCGTCTTTTTCCTTTCGATCTTATATCGTACGGTTCTATTCGTAATTTTATACGTTTCAGGCGTCCTGGCGATTCCGACAATAGTTAACGACCAATACAACTTTTTTAATCTTTGGCTGAAAATAGTGGTAAGCAATATTTTAACGCTGACGCTTCAACTGCTTTGTTTTGTTCTCGGTATTAAAACTCTAGTGAGCTTGGATGATGGGAACATGATTACCGGGATGATCTTTTTTATAGTGGGCCTATCTATTCCTACATTGCTGAATCAATTTGGGGCATCCACCGGAACAGCACGTGCAGTCGGATCATCGGTTAAGTATGTCACGCGCTATGCGTCGAGACGATAG
- a CDS encoding AbrB/MazE/SpoVT family DNA-binding domain-containing protein gives MHTKKINESGRVVIPKELLKIFQLQEGDYVDITHNETQIIIEPHRNHYVCAITGKITSEAIKVGEAWISKEGMKEIMAYMSGE, from the coding sequence GTGCATACTAAAAAGATTAACGAGTCAGGACGGGTCGTTATCCCTAAAGAGTTATTGAAAATCTTCCAGCTGCAGGAAGGCGATTATGTCGATATTACACATAATGAAACGCAAATTATTATTGAACCGCACAGGAACCATTATGTTTGCGCCATTACCGGTAAAATCACCAGTGAAGCGATTAAGGTTGGAGAAGCTTGGATCAGTAAAGAGGGTATGAAGGAGATCATGGCGTATATGAGCGGGGAATGA
- a CDS encoding helix-turn-helix domain-containing protein — translation MPTLNDLRKSLSQNSGIKNTFESPEYARSRVVFKKRMELGLSQMELAEKAQVTQKTISRIEGADEGIRESTIRKVHLALGISEDDTPTAKRYVLHR, via the coding sequence ATGCCAACGTTAAACGATTTGAGAAAAAGCTTATCCCAGAACAGCGGAATTAAGAACACATTTGAGAGCCCTGAATATGCTCGAAGCCGCGTGGTTTTTAAAAAACGGATGGAATTAGGGCTATCACAAATGGAACTTGCAGAGAAGGCCCAGGTGACTCAAAAAACCATCAGCCGCATCGAAGGAGCTGATGAAGGAATTAGAGAATCAACAATAAGAAAAGTTCATCTAGCTTTAGGAATTAGTGAAGATGATACCCCTACTGCCAAAAGATATGTATTGCATCGTTAG